A genomic stretch from Rhodomicrobium vannielii ATCC 17100 includes:
- a CDS encoding thioredoxin domain-containing protein, producing the protein MALNRLSEETSPYLQQHKHNPVEWWPWCQEAFEEAQRLDKPVLLSVGYAACHWCHVMAHESFEKEDTAELMNRLFINIKVDREERPDVDTLYMTALQELGEQGGWPLTMFLTPDGMPFFGGTYFPDKSRFGKPSFKDVLVNVARVYAQEKETIAQNTAYLKQRLTPRLNYGAAPEFSEEQLAAIAAKFIGAIDPTNGGLRGAPKFPNTTIFQFLWRAGLRYNLKTCIEEVKNTLLHICQGGIYDHLGGGFSRYTVDERWLVPHFEKMLYDNALLIEFMTEVWKETQSDRLKTRVAETIGWLKRDMIVPGGAFAASYDADSEGEEGKFYVWTAREITDILGHGEEAAIFAQTYDVTEGGNWEGKTILNRLKALALLNGGEERAMDECRAKLFAERERRVKPGWDDKVLADWNGLAIRALARAGDAFAQPDWIVLAADAYGFVKSRMIENGRLFHSWRDGKLKGPATAADYANIISAALVLHQVTGEPRYLDDAVEWTAIMNRHYDAEQGGYYFAADDTSDLILRPLSASDDAVPNANATMLQNLADLYTLTGDAAYLKRADGLLTAFQGAAQTMAIGYTGLLSGALTLISPQSIAIAGDRAGPDAAAWRRALAEVSLPGATVQWVNPDENLPASSPAFGKKAIDGKTTAYICFGPRCSEPITDPAILKDRLKEDRAVSVQVAASPV; encoded by the coding sequence ATGGCGTTAAATCGTTTGAGCGAAGAGACTAGTCCCTACCTTCAGCAGCACAAACACAATCCGGTCGAATGGTGGCCCTGGTGCCAGGAAGCCTTCGAGGAAGCGCAACGGCTCGACAAGCCCGTGCTGCTCTCGGTCGGCTACGCCGCGTGCCACTGGTGCCACGTCATGGCGCATGAGAGCTTCGAGAAAGAGGATACCGCTGAGTTGATGAACCGCCTGTTCATCAACATCAAGGTGGACCGCGAAGAGCGCCCGGACGTCGACACCCTCTATATGACCGCGCTTCAGGAGCTGGGGGAACAGGGCGGATGGCCGCTCACGATGTTTCTCACGCCCGACGGCATGCCCTTCTTCGGCGGCACATACTTCCCCGACAAGTCGCGCTTCGGCAAGCCCTCCTTCAAGGACGTGCTCGTGAACGTCGCCCGCGTCTACGCGCAGGAGAAGGAGACCATCGCGCAGAACACCGCCTACCTGAAGCAGCGGCTCACGCCCCGGCTGAACTACGGCGCCGCGCCCGAATTCTCGGAGGAGCAGCTTGCCGCCATCGCGGCCAAGTTCATCGGCGCGATCGACCCGACGAATGGCGGCCTTCGCGGTGCGCCCAAATTCCCGAACACGACGATCTTTCAGTTCCTGTGGCGCGCGGGCCTTCGCTACAATCTGAAGACCTGCATCGAGGAAGTGAAGAACACGCTCCTGCACATCTGTCAGGGCGGCATCTACGACCACCTCGGCGGCGGCTTCTCGCGCTACACCGTGGATGAACGCTGGCTCGTGCCGCACTTCGAGAAGATGCTCTACGACAACGCGCTGCTGATCGAGTTCATGACCGAGGTCTGGAAGGAAACGCAATCGGACCGCCTCAAGACGCGCGTGGCCGAAACCATCGGCTGGCTCAAGCGCGACATGATCGTTCCCGGCGGCGCTTTCGCCGCGTCCTATGACGCGGACTCCGAGGGCGAGGAAGGCAAGTTCTACGTCTGGACCGCGCGGGAGATCACCGACATCCTCGGCCATGGCGAAGAGGCCGCAATCTTCGCGCAGACCTACGACGTCACCGAAGGCGGCAACTGGGAAGGCAAGACCATCCTGAACCGTCTGAAGGCGCTGGCGCTGCTCAACGGCGGCGAAGAGCGCGCGATGGACGAATGCCGCGCGAAGCTGTTCGCCGAGCGCGAGCGTCGCGTGAAGCCCGGCTGGGATGACAAGGTGCTCGCGGACTGGAACGGCCTGGCGATCCGCGCGCTGGCCCGCGCGGGCGACGCCTTCGCCCAACCCGACTGGATCGTGCTCGCTGCGGATGCCTACGGCTTCGTGAAAAGCCGCATGATCGAGAACGGCCGCCTGTTCCACTCCTGGCGCGACGGTAAGCTGAAAGGCCCTGCCACAGCCGCCGACTATGCCAACATCATTTCCGCCGCTCTCGTCCTTCATCAGGTGACGGGCGAGCCGCGCTATCTCGACGACGCGGTGGAATGGACCGCCATCATGAACCGCCACTACGATGCGGAACAGGGCGGCTATTATTTCGCGGCGGACGACACGAGCGACCTCATCCTGCGCCCGCTTTCCGCGAGCGACGACGCCGTTCCGAACGCGAACGCGACCATGCTTCAGAACCTCGCGGACCTCTACACGCTGACCGGCGATGCCGCCTACCTGAAGCGCGCGGACGGACTGTTGACCGCGTTCCAGGGCGCGGCGCAGACGATGGCCATCGGATACACCGGCCTGCTTTCCGGAGCGCTCACGCTGATCTCGCCGCAGTCCATTGCCATCGCGGGCGACCGCGCCGGCCCCGACGCAGCCGCATGGCGCAGGGCTCTCGCCGAAGTATCGCTGCCGGGCGCAACCGTGCAGTGGGTGAACCCGGACGAAAACCTCCCCGCTTCCTCGCCCGCCTTCGGCAAGAAAGCCATCGACGGCAAGACGACCGCCTACATCTGTTTCGGTCCGCGCTGCTCGGAGCCGATCACAGACCCGGCGATCCTGAAGGACAGGTTGAAGGAAGATCGGGCCGTTTCGGTGCAGGTGGCCGCATCGCCCGTTTAG
- the tnpC gene encoding IS66 family transposase: protein MILAERAARLSAEAVAARARAATSSTDALIAHLRLEIEKLRRVLYGSRSEHKARLLEQMELQLEELETAAAEDELLAETATARTQGTPSSTRKHPSRKPFPAHLPRERVVLPAPTCCPSCGSTKLSKLGEDVTETLEVVPRRWKVIQTVREKFSCRCCEAIAQPPAPFHATPRGFAGPGLLAMILFEKFGQHQPLNRQSERYAREGVELSVSTLADQVGSCMAALQPLQALIEAHVLSAERLFGDDTTVPILAKGKTVTGRIWTYVRDDRPFGGTAPPAALYYASRDRRQEHPESHLRDFAGILQADAYSGYNGLYDPAREKGAIVSALCWAHARRQFFELADIAANAKRGKQAPAISPIALEAVKRIDALFDIERSINGLPASERLRVRQKQSAPLLADLKTSLGEERSRLSRSASVARPIDYLLKRWDRFAAFLGDGRICLSNNSAERALRGFALGRKSWLFAGSDRGADRAAFMMTMIMTAKLNGIDPMAWLADVLARIAGQPQSRLHELLPWEWKQPGLQLAA from the coding sequence ATGATCCTCGCCGAGCGCGCCGCCCGCCTTTCCGCCGAGGCCGTTGCGGCTCGCGCTCGCGCGGCGACATCCAGCACGGACGCGCTGATCGCTCATCTGAGGCTCGAGATCGAGAAGCTGCGGCGGGTGCTTTACGGTAGCCGCTCGGAGCACAAGGCGCGGCTCCTGGAGCAGATGGAGCTTCAGCTCGAAGAGCTGGAGACAGCCGCGGCCGAGGACGAGCTTCTCGCCGAGACAGCCACAGCCCGGACGCAAGGCACGCCATCCTCTACGCGCAAGCATCCATCGCGCAAGCCTTTCCCGGCGCATCTGCCGCGCGAGCGCGTGGTGCTCCCGGCGCCGACATGTTGTCCGTCTTGCGGCTCGACGAAGCTGTCGAAGCTCGGCGAGGACGTCACCGAGACGCTCGAGGTTGTTCCGCGCCGCTGGAAAGTCATCCAAACGGTGCGCGAGAAGTTCTCCTGCCGGTGCTGCGAGGCGATCGCGCAACCGCCGGCGCCCTTTCATGCAACGCCGCGCGGTTTTGCCGGGCCGGGCCTTTTGGCCATGATCTTGTTCGAGAAGTTCGGCCAGCACCAGCCTCTCAACCGGCAAAGCGAGCGGTATGCGCGCGAAGGCGTCGAACTTTCCGTCTCGACGCTGGCCGATCAGGTTGGGTCCTGCATGGCGGCGCTGCAACCGCTCCAGGCGCTGATCGAGGCCCATGTTCTTTCGGCCGAACGGTTGTTTGGCGACGACACGACGGTGCCGATCCTGGCGAAAGGCAAGACAGTCACCGGCCGCATCTGGACCTATGTCAGAGACGATCGCCCTTTTGGCGGGACCGCGCCGCCGGCCGCGCTTTACTACGCTTCGCGAGACCGAAGGCAGGAGCATCCCGAGAGCCATCTTCGAGACTTCGCCGGCATTTTGCAGGCCGACGCCTATAGCGGCTATAACGGGCTTTACGATCCGGCGCGCGAAAAAGGCGCCATCGTCTCGGCGCTGTGCTGGGCGCACGCCAGGCGCCAGTTCTTCGAACTGGCTGACATCGCCGCCAACGCGAAGCGCGGCAAACAGGCGCCGGCCATCTCCCCGATTGCGCTGGAAGCGGTCAAGCGCATCGACGCGCTGTTCGACATCGAGCGCTCCATCAACGGCCTTCCCGCCAGCGAGCGCCTGCGCGTGCGCCAGAAGCAAAGCGCGCCGCTTCTGGCCGATCTGAAAACCTCGCTTGGCGAGGAGCGCTCGCGATTGTCGCGCTCGGCTTCCGTCGCCAGGCCCATCGATTATCTGCTCAAGCGCTGGGATCGGTTCGCCGCTTTCCTTGGCGACGGCCGCATCTGCCTGAGCAACAACTCGGCCGAACGAGCGCTGAGAGGTTTTGCGCTCGGAAGAAAGTCGTGGCTCTTCGCCGGTTCAGATCGCGGCGCCGACCGGGCCGCCTTTATGATGACGATGATCATGACGGCCAAACTCAACGGCATCGATCCGATGGCTTGGCTGGCCGATGTGCTCGCCCGCATCGCAGGCCAGCCGCAAAGCCGACTCCATGAGCTGCTGCCCTGGGAATGGAAGCAGCCCGGCTTGCAACTGGCGGCGTAG
- the tnpB gene encoding IS66 family insertion sequence element accessory protein TnpB (TnpB, as the term is used for proteins encoded by IS66 family insertion elements, is considered an accessory protein, since TnpC, encoded by a neighboring gene, is a DDE family transposase.) produces MIPVPTGVRVWLATGHTDMRRGFPSLSLQVQEVLQRDPLSGHLFCFRGRRGDLLKVIWHDGQGACLFTKRLEKGRFLWPSPADGAISISPAQLGYLLSGIDWRNPQKTWRPTSVG; encoded by the coding sequence ATGATCCCGGTTCCGACCGGCGTGCGGGTGTGGCTGGCGACGGGTCACACCGATATGCGCAGGGGCTTCCCGTCGCTGTCCTTGCAGGTCCAGGAGGTTTTGCAGCGCGATCCTTTGAGCGGCCATCTGTTTTGCTTTCGCGGCCGCCGGGGCGATCTTCTGAAGGTGATCTGGCATGACGGCCAGGGCGCCTGCCTTTTTACGAAGCGTCTGGAGAAAGGCCGGTTCTTGTGGCCGAGCCCGGCTGACGGCGCGATCTCGATTTCGCCCGCGCAGCTTGGCTATCTGCTCTCCGGGATCGATTGGCGCAATCCGCAAAAAACCTGGAGACCGACTTCGGTTGGCTGA
- the tnpA gene encoding IS66-like element accessory protein TnpA, giving the protein MSGDTFARRYSVVADTRRRWSEDEKQAIIAEALQPGVNVSAVARRHGIKPSLLFRWRKLAKNDEKPEPAPAFLPVSLTAPGKSRDTIYDHSASDAPAADNRIEIELLNGRRVRVGPGADMGALKRILDIADGRRP; this is encoded by the coding sequence ATGTCTGGAGATACTTTTGCCCGCCGGTATTCCGTAGTTGCTGATACCCGGCGCCGCTGGAGCGAGGACGAGAAGCAGGCGATCATCGCCGAGGCTTTGCAGCCCGGCGTGAATGTGTCAGCGGTCGCCCGCAGGCATGGGATCAAGCCAAGCCTTCTGTTTCGTTGGCGGAAGCTGGCCAAGAACGACGAGAAGCCAGAGCCCGCACCGGCATTCCTGCCGGTCTCTCTGACGGCGCCAGGGAAGAGCCGCGACACGATCTACGATCACAGCGCCAGTGACGCGCCCGCCGCCGATAATCGCATCGAGATCGAGCTTTTGAACGGGCGGCGCGTGCGGGTTGGCCCCGGCGCCGACATGGGCGCGTTGAAGCGCATTCTCGATATTGCCGACGGGAGGAGACCATGA
- a CDS encoding LuxR C-terminal-related transcriptional regulator: protein MEAQSLPEVAQRLNLSLPTVKSHMRRILTKTQCSRQADLLRIVEGARAYFHRPRRDG, encoded by the coding sequence GTGGAAGCGCAGTCGCTGCCGGAAGTCGCGCAGCGCCTCAATCTGTCGCTTCCGACGGTGAAAAGCCACATGCGCCGCATCCTGACCAAAACCCAGTGCTCGCGTCAGGCGGATCTACTCCGCATCGTGGAAGGCGCGCGCGCGTATTTCCATCGTCCCCGCCGCGATGGCTGA
- the nudC gene encoding NAD(+) diphosphatase, which yields MPLLQLPKITSEKSLNRRAEKRRDAAFIDAAFNAAGTRVLALPDLRVPIYPTPDRAPPVLRWLSVPEVQALAAPLDFAFLGEDETGTAVFACNVPPYHRDFAGAEAALHPLVDLRSLALQTVSHETELLIAAEARALLGWHAHNRCCSRCGGPLHIIEGGWCRTCAGCGQSTWPRTDPAVIMLITRGDRALLGHELRFPDKFYSTLAGYVEPGDDIEHAVRREVKEESGIDVGAVEYVASQPWPFPHSLMIGCWGDALTEAITIDRTELTDARWFDRAELASMLAFTHPDGLFVPPRISMAHTLIRAFVDGVLPRA from the coding sequence ATGCCGCTTCTCCAATTGCCCAAGATTACCTCTGAAAAGAGCCTCAACCGCCGCGCGGAGAAGCGGCGCGATGCGGCTTTCATCGACGCTGCGTTCAACGCCGCCGGCACCAGGGTGCTGGCCCTCCCCGACCTCCGCGTTCCCATTTACCCCACGCCCGACCGCGCGCCGCCGGTCCTTCGCTGGCTGAGTGTGCCGGAGGTGCAAGCCCTCGCCGCACCGCTCGACTTCGCGTTTCTGGGCGAGGACGAGACAGGCACTGCGGTGTTCGCCTGCAACGTGCCGCCGTACCACAGAGACTTCGCGGGGGCGGAAGCGGCGCTGCATCCGCTGGTCGATCTGCGCTCGCTCGCGCTTCAGACTGTTTCACATGAAACGGAATTGCTGATCGCCGCGGAGGCGCGCGCGCTGCTCGGCTGGCATGCCCATAATCGTTGCTGCTCGCGCTGCGGCGGGCCGTTGCACATCATCGAGGGCGGTTGGTGCCGCACCTGCGCGGGCTGCGGGCAGAGCACATGGCCGCGCACCGACCCCGCCGTCATCATGCTCATCACGCGCGGCGACCGTGCGCTCCTCGGCCATGAGCTGCGCTTTCCAGACAAATTTTATTCGACGCTGGCGGGCTATGTTGAACCGGGCGACGATATCGAGCACGCCGTTCGCCGCGAGGTGAAAGAGGAGTCCGGCATCGACGTCGGCGCCGTCGAATACGTGGCGAGCCAGCCCTGGCCGTTTCCGCACTCGCTGATGATCGGTTGCTGGGGCGACGCGCTCACCGAGGCGATTACGATCGACCGCACGGAGTTAACCGACGCGCGCTGGTTCGACCGGGCGGAACTCGCTTCGATGCTGGCATTCACGCACCCGGATGGCCTGTTCGTCCCGCCCCGTATTTCGATGGCGCATACGTTGATCCGCGCATTCGTCGATGGCGTGCTTCCCCGCGCCTGA
- the coaA gene encoding type I pantothenate kinase encodes MSMSSPVLEFELPQALQLSPYRTFSRDEWAKLRDGVHLTLSEADLVRLSGLIEKISQEEVTDIYLPVAKLVNYYVRAAQLLHGATTRFFNHGDAKMPFIIGVAGSVAVGKSTSARVLRELLVRWPNHPRVDLVPTDGFLWPNAELERRGIMHKKGFPESFDQARLLQFVADVKAGKARVEAPVYSHFSYDILPGEKIVVDRPDILIIEGLNVLQPAKLPKHGDAVPFVSDLLDFSIYIDAEPAVIEKWYVTRFLRLYRTAFRDKDAYFYRYSKLTQEQAIAQALKLWRTINLVNLKKNILPTRKRANLILSKGDSHRVETVALRKL; translated from the coding sequence ATGAGCATGTCGAGCCCCGTGCTGGAGTTCGAGTTGCCCCAGGCCCTTCAGCTCTCTCCCTATCGCACATTTTCGCGCGACGAATGGGCGAAGCTGCGCGACGGCGTTCACCTGACGCTGTCCGAGGCAGACCTCGTGCGCCTGTCCGGCCTCATCGAGAAAATATCGCAGGAGGAGGTGACGGACATCTATCTGCCCGTCGCCAAGCTCGTGAATTATTACGTGCGCGCGGCGCAGCTTCTGCACGGCGCGACGACGCGCTTCTTCAATCACGGCGACGCGAAGATGCCGTTCATCATCGGCGTCGCGGGAAGCGTCGCGGTGGGCAAGAGCACTTCGGCCCGCGTGTTGCGCGAGCTGCTTGTGCGCTGGCCGAACCATCCGCGTGTCGATCTCGTGCCGACGGACGGGTTCCTCTGGCCGAACGCCGAGCTTGAGCGGCGCGGCATCATGCACAAGAAGGGCTTCCCCGAAAGCTTCGATCAGGCGCGGCTTCTGCAATTCGTCGCCGATGTGAAGGCGGGCAAGGCGCGCGTGGAAGCGCCGGTCTATTCGCACTTCTCCTACGACATCCTGCCGGGTGAGAAGATCGTCGTCGACCGCCCCGACATTCTCATCATCGAAGGGCTGAACGTGCTTCAGCCCGCGAAGCTGCCGAAGCACGGCGACGCGGTGCCGTTCGTCTCCGACCTTCTGGACTTCTCGATCTACATCGACGCCGAACCGGCCGTGATCGAGAAGTGGTACGTGACGCGCTTCCTGCGCCTCTACCGCACGGCGTTCCGCGACAAGGACGCCTATTTCTACCGCTATTCGAAGCTCACGCAGGAACAGGCCATCGCGCAGGCGCTGAAGCTGTGGCGCACGATCAATCTCGTGAACCTGAAGAAAAATATTCTGCCCACGAGGAAGCGCGCCAACCTCATTCTCTCGAAGGGCGACTCGCATCGCGTCGAGACGGTGGCGCTGCGGAAGCTGTGA
- a CDS encoding phosphoribosyl-ATP diphosphatase, producing MSEHTLARLAATIKARRASTASASYTKSLLEKGAAACAKKLGEEAVETVIAGVAESDDKLRAEAADLLYHLMVLLEARNVPIEAVFAELDSRTAQSGHAEKASRPKDGSPS from the coding sequence ATGAGTGAACATACGCTCGCACGATTGGCCGCGACGATCAAAGCGCGGCGCGCCTCCACCGCATCCGCGTCATACACGAAATCGCTGCTCGAAAAGGGCGCGGCCGCTTGCGCCAAGAAGCTTGGCGAGGAAGCGGTTGAAACGGTAATCGCCGGCGTCGCCGAGAGCGACGACAAGCTGCGCGCCGAAGCCGCGGACCTTCTTTATCACCTGATGGTTCTGCTGGAGGCGCGCAACGTCCCGATCGAGGCGGTGTTCGCAGAACTCGACAGCCGCACGGCGCAATCCGGGCACGCCGAAAAAGCGTCGCGGCCGAAGGATGGCTCGCCGTCATGA
- a CDS encoding AraC family transcriptional regulator: protein MAKDYPAGASTQAHFHPRGQLLHAVDGVMLAKTAQGAWIVPPRHALWIPPHTVHCVDFRVPVSLRTAYIRLEEAAAIPAHCKVIAVPVLLREAILALLEEPVLYDEAGRGGALATLVIHEVARAAKAEFELPLPTDRRLAALCEALIDNCALPLDIDDWATRFGLSRRTLTRRFRAETGLSFAEWRRRLRAMSAAALLSEGAKAESTAHRVGYRSASALIAMMRRR from the coding sequence ATGGCGAAGGACTACCCGGCCGGTGCCAGCACGCAGGCGCATTTCCATCCGCGCGGACAGCTGCTTCATGCAGTCGATGGTGTCATGCTGGCGAAGACGGCGCAGGGCGCGTGGATCGTGCCGCCGCGTCACGCGCTCTGGATTCCGCCGCATACCGTCCATTGCGTCGATTTCCGTGTGCCCGTCTCGCTGCGCACCGCGTACATCCGTTTGGAGGAAGCTGCGGCGATCCCGGCTCACTGCAAGGTCATCGCTGTGCCGGTCCTGCTGCGCGAGGCGATCCTGGCGCTTCTCGAAGAGCCGGTTCTCTATGACGAGGCCGGACGGGGCGGCGCGCTGGCGACGCTCGTCATCCATGAGGTAGCGCGCGCGGCGAAGGCAGAGTTCGAATTACCGCTCCCCACGGATCGGCGGCTTGCCGCGCTCTGCGAAGCGCTGATCGACAATTGCGCACTCCCGCTCGACATCGACGACTGGGCCACCCGCTTCGGTCTTTCCCGCCGCACATTGACGCGGCGCTTCCGGGCGGAAACCGGTCTTTCCTTCGCGGAGTGGCGGCGGCGGTTACGCGCGATGAGCGCCGCCGCGCTCCTGAGCGAGGGCGCGAAAGCGGAATCCACCGCGCATCGCGTCGGCTATCGGAGCGCCAGCGCCCTCATTGCGATGATGCGGCGGCGATAG
- a CDS encoding MFS transporter, which yields MTAPDDAPHRTLLFVNIAHSLDHFVLLIFPTAVIAIAAELGRDYGDLIWLTTGAFVAFGLFALPVGWLADRFGRRALLTTYFFGYGAACLAVAGSTSFPMIAGSLLMLGMFSAIYHPIGSAMIVANATKLGRALGINGVWGNMGAALASGVTAALAATFGWRAAFIVPGVILIALGIAFVALVRDDTMTGKKGSASHSLVMSRQRLVWLLLAFMTAILAGGLTFNIVTIAMPKVIDERLGFPIPLALTGWITTSIFVCGALTQITVGRLIDKLELPLLFVAMSALQAGGLLLAALTTGVPMAAGLVLATAAIYGQVVLNDAMVGRYVADEFRNRFYSVRFFVGFTVGGLAVPLISILRGHGGFQEVLLVSAAVATVILICALATWALVHGRTEPATAPAE from the coding sequence ATGACCGCACCAGACGACGCGCCGCACAGAACGCTTCTCTTTGTGAATATCGCGCACTCGCTCGATCACTTCGTCCTGCTCATCTTTCCCACCGCTGTCATCGCCATCGCTGCGGAACTCGGCCGCGACTACGGCGACCTGATCTGGCTCACGACGGGCGCTTTCGTCGCGTTCGGCCTGTTTGCGCTGCCGGTGGGCTGGCTCGCGGATCGCTTCGGGCGGCGCGCGCTGCTGACCACGTATTTCTTCGGGTATGGCGCAGCATGTCTCGCGGTGGCGGGCTCGACGAGTTTTCCGATGATCGCCGGCTCGCTCCTCATGCTCGGCATGTTCAGCGCGATCTATCATCCCATCGGCTCGGCGATGATCGTGGCGAACGCGACGAAGCTCGGCCGCGCGCTCGGCATCAACGGCGTGTGGGGTAACATGGGCGCGGCGCTCGCCTCCGGCGTCACGGCGGCGCTCGCGGCGACGTTCGGGTGGCGCGCGGCGTTCATTGTGCCCGGCGTGATCCTGATCGCGCTCGGCATCGCGTTTGTGGCGCTCGTTCGCGACGACACCATGACCGGCAAGAAGGGCAGCGCGAGCCACAGCCTCGTCATGAGCCGCCAGCGCCTGGTGTGGCTGCTGCTCGCCTTCATGACGGCGATCCTGGCGGGCGGCCTGACATTCAACATCGTGACCATCGCCATGCCGAAGGTGATCGACGAGCGGCTCGGCTTCCCGATCCCGCTGGCGCTGACGGGCTGGATCACGACGAGCATTTTCGTCTGCGGGGCGCTTACGCAGATCACCGTGGGGCGGCTCATCGACAAGCTGGAACTGCCTTTGCTTTTCGTGGCGATGTCGGCGTTGCAGGCGGGCGGACTGCTGCTCGCCGCGCTGACGACGGGCGTGCCGATGGCGGCGGGCCTCGTTCTGGCGACGGCGGCGATTTACGGGCAAGTGGTGTTGAATGACGCCATGGTGGGCCGCTACGTCGCCGACGAATTCCGCAACCGCTTCTACTCGGTGCGCTTCTTCGTCGGCTTCACGGTGGGCGGGCTCGCGGTGCCGCTCATAAGCATCCTGCGCGGGCATGGCGGATTTCAGGAGGTGCTGCTCGTCTCGGCTGCCGTGGCGACGGTCATCCTCATCTGCGCGCTGGCGACATGGGCGCTGGTGCATGGAAGAACGGAACCCGCGACGGCTCCAGCGGAATAA
- the secB gene encoding protein-export chaperone SecB, which yields MAETNGTNGGTEQPDLSAGQPQVNVIGQYIKDLSFECPDPTRFFRGPGNNPNLQLNFNVQVNNVQDGVFEVGLSLEGEAKSDEGVLYNIELLYAGAFHLKNLPQEAIQPVLFIECPALLFPFVRRLVADLTREGGFPPLLLDPIDFAGLYRRRAAEGQQPTIS from the coding sequence ATGGCCGAGACCAATGGAACAAACGGCGGCACCGAACAGCCCGACCTGAGCGCGGGCCAGCCCCAAGTCAACGTCATCGGACAGTACATCAAGGATCTGTCCTTCGAGTGCCCGGACCCCACGCGCTTCTTTCGTGGCCCCGGCAACAACCCGAACCTGCAATTGAACTTCAACGTGCAGGTGAACAATGTTCAGGACGGCGTTTTTGAAGTTGGACTTTCGCTCGAAGGCGAAGCCAAAAGCGACGAGGGCGTGCTTTACAACATCGAGCTGCTCTACGCTGGCGCGTTCCATCTGAAGAACCTGCCGCAGGAAGCCATTCAGCCCGTTCTGTTCATCGAATGCCCGGCGCTTCTCTTCCCGTTCGTCCGCCGTCTGGTGGCCGACCTCACGCGCGAAGGCGGCTTCCCGCCGCTGCTGCTCGATCCGATCGATTTTGCCGGTCTCTATCGCCGTCGCGCCGCTGAAGGCCAGCAGCCGACGATCAGCTAG
- a CDS encoding acyl-homoserine-lactone synthase encodes MIDCVSISTSHLFTGNPIYEQHRLRHECIVQRQRWKVPTVRNMEYDQYDNPAAWYLVWRDEAGRARGSSRLYPTDRPYMLQEIFPHLVTNIAIPKTTEVWEGSRFCVDEKLPIEKRKRIVQELIIGYLEFGLAQGITRIVGVMYPAYCRNIFMRNGWDVEWLGDVSRSEEGYKIIAGSLTVSRAVLKKVREKTGIYENVLHHGEQTKMRHAA; translated from the coding sequence ATGATTGACTGCGTTTCGATCAGTACCAGCCACCTGTTTACCGGCAATCCGATCTACGAGCAGCACAGGCTTCGGCACGAATGCATTGTGCAGAGGCAGCGCTGGAAGGTGCCCACCGTCCGTAACATGGAATATGACCAGTACGACAATCCGGCTGCTTGGTATCTGGTCTGGCGGGACGAGGCTGGAAGAGCGCGTGGATCGTCGCGCCTTTACCCGACCGATCGCCCGTACATGTTGCAGGAAATTTTCCCTCACCTCGTCACCAACATCGCCATCCCGAAAACGACGGAAGTCTGGGAGGGGAGCCGTTTCTGCGTCGATGAGAAGTTGCCGATCGAGAAACGCAAGCGGATCGTTCAGGAACTCATCATCGGATATCTGGAGTTCGGACTCGCGCAGGGCATAACGCGCATCGTCGGCGTCATGTACCCCGCCTACTGCCGCAATATCTTCATGCGCAACGGCTGGGACGTCGAATGGTTGGGAGACGTTTCGAGAAGTGAAGAAGGCTATAAAATAATAGCAGGTTCGCTGACAGTATCGAGGGCGGTCCTGAAGAAAGTCCGGGAGAAAACGGGTATCTATGAGAACGTCCTCCATCATGGCGAACAAACAAAAATGCGGCACGCTGCCTAG